One genomic segment of Rhodohalobacter mucosus includes these proteins:
- a CDS encoding MBL fold metallo-hydrolase: MSDISVHPLYEGTFSVAKDNNFNRIGKNDKPQKGALKLSINPFLIREGKRNILFDAGLGDLFGESTHIDTILSNLDEHGVSDFEVTDIFISHLHFDHMGGLAHRSSGYWERTFPEASVWVSEDGWNKLEANIEKNRDIEQEFFYFLQTMDSVRFLGESESPVDHLRVERIGGHTEHHYALYYENGNHKYMMAGDVIGSKGAINRSYAAKYDFNPKQSMKMREELQKKAFDEGYAIMAYHETDSPIFRLTGHDPKKGYTIEPFVS, encoded by the coding sequence ATGAGTGACATATCCGTTCACCCTCTCTACGAGGGTACTTTTTCAGTAGCAAAAGACAATAATTTTAACAGAATCGGAAAGAACGACAAACCTCAAAAAGGGGCCCTTAAACTCTCCATCAATCCGTTTTTAATTCGGGAGGGCAAACGGAATATTCTTTTTGATGCGGGTCTCGGTGATCTTTTCGGCGAAAGCACGCACATCGATACGATCCTGAGCAATCTGGATGAACACGGCGTATCCGATTTTGAAGTAACCGATATCTTTATTTCTCATCTGCATTTCGATCACATGGGAGGTCTCGCCCATCGCAGCAGCGGCTATTGGGAGAGAACTTTTCCGGAAGCGTCTGTATGGGTGTCAGAAGACGGATGGAACAAGCTGGAAGCAAACATTGAGAAAAATCGAGATATCGAACAGGAGTTTTTCTACTTTCTGCAAACAATGGATTCCGTCCGGTTTCTGGGAGAAAGTGAGTCGCCTGTTGATCATCTGCGTGTGGAACGGATTGGCGGCCACACGGAGCATCACTACGCACTCTATTACGAAAACGGGAATCATAAGTATATGATGGCGGGCGACGTGATTGGCTCGAAAGGGGCCATCAACCGCAGCTATGCGGCCAAATACGACTTTAATCCCAAACAAAGCATGAAGATGCGCGAAGAGCTTCAGAAAAAGGCATTCGATGAAGGCTATGCCATAATGGCCTATCACGAAACGGATTCTCCGATTTTCAGGTTAACCGGCCACGACCCCAAAAAGGGATACACCATCGAACCCTTTGTATCATGA